From a single Lolium rigidum isolate FL_2022 chromosome 7, APGP_CSIRO_Lrig_0.1, whole genome shotgun sequence genomic region:
- the LOC124671862 gene encoding probable glycerol-3-phosphate acyltransferase 3 encodes MATSTTSNRFAHRMLNLHRVIKNNLVSCLLGRHHRQTTPGTTGAPALPPAPRLLGNSKTTVVVDVDALLLKSSAPSAATLFPPFFLVAVEAGNFARGFLLLALYPLLRVLTHETCLKAMVMVAFCGLRRNEAARIGRAVLPKYFFREATRVEALAEVAGALPKEVKVAALSRSFPTVMIEAFLKDYLGFDAVVGREVKSGCGYFSGVMEDEETNTERLSDALNKTEKKNITCRYPKPMVFHDGRLAFTPTPAAAFAMYIYFPFAIILAVVRIAIFTVLPRRVTGVAAMLAGVRVRVTGAPPAAADGAGRLYACNHRTLLDAIAISTALGKTVFAVTYSLSWLSELISPIPLLRLTRGREEDRRRMASLLARGDVVVSPEGTTCREPYLLRFSPLFAELADEVSPVAVNERSSMFYGTSTSPGAKCFDSVYFLMNPRPEYSVHFLEPVPTAGRSSSIEVANQVQGLLADALDFTPTALTRKEKYLLLAGNEGTVTTKKSKGN; translated from the coding sequence ATGGCGACATCGACGACGAGCAATCGCTTCGCCCACCGCATGCTCAACCTCCACCGCGTCATCAAGAACAACCTCGTATCATGCCTCCTCGGGCGCCATCATCGCCAGACCACGCCGGGAACGACGGGAGCACCCGCCTTGCCGCCAGCACCACGTTTGCTCGGTAACAGCAAGACCACGGTGGTGGTTGACGTCGACGCGCTACTCCTCAAGTCTTCGGCCCCGTCCGCGGCCACATTATTCCCGCCTttcttcctcgtcgccgtcgaGGCTGGTAACTTCGCCCGGGGATTCCTCCTGCTCGCGCTCTACCCGTTGCTGCGCGTCCTGACGCACGAGACGTGTTTGAAGGCCATGGTCATGGTCGCCTTCTGCGGGCTGCGGCGCAACGAGGCGGCGAGGATCGGCAGGGCCGTGCTGCCCAAGTATTTCTTCAGGGAGGCGACGCGCGTGGAGGCGCTAGCGGAGGTGGCCGGAGCGCTGCCGAAAGAGGTGAAGGTGGCGGCGTTGAGCAGATCTTTTCCGACGGTGATGATCGAGGCGTTCTTGAAAGATTACCTGGGGTTCGACGCGGTGGTCGGCAGGGAGGTGAAGTCAGGTTGCGGGTACTTCTCTGGCGTGATGGAGGACGAAGAAACCAACACTGAGAGGCTTAGTGACGCTCTTAATAAAACCGAGAAGAAGAACATCACATGCCGTTACCCGAAGCCGATGGTCTTCCACGACGGTCGGCTGGCGTTCACGCCGACGCCGGCGGCCGCGTTCGCCATGTACATCTACTTCCCCttcgccatcatcctcgccgtcgtccgcaTCGCCATCTTCACAGTCCTTCCACGGCGCGTGACGGGCGTCGCCGCCATGCTCGCCGGAGTGCGGGTGCGTGTCACCGGCGCtcctcctgccgcggcagacggcgccggccggctgtaCGCGTGCAATCACCGCACGCTCCTCGACGCGATCGCCATCTCCACCGCGCTCGGGAAGACCGTCTTCGCCGTGACCTATAGCCTGAGCTGGCTGTCGGAGCTGATCTCGCCTATCCCGTTGCTCCGGCTGACCCGCGGCCGCGAGGAGGACCGGCGCCGCATGGCATCGCTGCTGGCGCGAGGCGACGTCGTTGTGTCCCCCGAGGGGACGACCTGCCGTGAGCCGTACCTGCTCCGGTTCAGCCCGCTGTttgccgagctcgccgacgaggTCAGCCCCGTGGCGGTGAACGAGCGCTCGAGCATGTTCTACGGCACGTCCACGTCGCCTGGCGCCAAGTGCTTCGACTCGGTGTACTTCCTGATGAACCCGCGGCCGGAATACTCCGTCCACTTCTTGGAGCCGGTGCCCACGGCCGGCCGGAGCAGCAGTATCGAGGTGGCGAACCAGGTGCAAGGCTTGCTCGCCGACGCGCTCGATTTCACGCCAACGGCCCTGACGAGGAAGGAAAAGTACTTGCTGCTCGCCGGGAACGAAGGGACAGTGACGACCAAGAAAAGCAAAGGCAATTAA